One genomic segment of Mobula hypostoma chromosome 2, sMobHyp1.1, whole genome shotgun sequence includes these proteins:
- the LOC134343065 gene encoding aquaporin-10-like has translation MSQAPSLTPSLDDMATEDRPLPPAQRGREKASTGLKTFWSRIRVKNELLRQCLAEFLGEYILILMGSASVAQVITYHNQKGSYLSISMGYAIGVLFGIYVSSGVSGAHLNPAVTLSLCTLGRFPWWKMPFYTLAECLGSFTAAASTYTMYYDSIHQFSNGSLSVLGPRGTAGIFATYPAEGISNSNGFITEVIATAVLLICILAIGDSQNAMIPVFLQPLMTSVCVLLIGIAMGANTGYAINPARDFGPRMFTLAAGWGSEVFTAGNSWWWIPLVAPMLGGLLGTLIYELLIELHHMKTLSPTKVKAAEREDPV, from the exons ATGTCTCAG GCCCCATCACTAACTCCATCGCTGGATGACATGGCGACAGAGGATCGACCTTTGCCCCCGGCCCAGCGGGGGCGGGAGAAGGCCTCGACGGGGCTGAAGACCTTCTGGAGCAGAATACGAGTGAAGAATGAGTTACTGAGGCAGTGCTTAGCCGAATTCCTCGGAGAGTACATACTGATC TTAATGGGATCGGCATCTGTAGCGCAGGTCATCACCTACCACAACCAGAAAGGATCCTACCTGTCCATCAGCATGGGCTACGCCATTGGAGTCCTCTTTGGCATCTATGTGTCCAGTGGAGTCTCAG GGGCACATTTGAACCCGGCAGTGACCTTGAGCCTGTGCACCTTGGGCCGGTTTCCGTGGTGGAAGATGCCTTTCTACACGCTGGCGGAGTGTCTCGGTTCCTTCACGGCGGCAGCCAGCACCTACACGATGTACTACG ATTCCATCCATCAGTTTTCCAACGGGAGCCTGTCCGTGCTGGGACCCCGAGGGACGGCCGGAATCTTCGCCACCTACCCCGCCGAAGGCATCAGCAACAGCAATGGCTTCATCACCGAG GTAATCGCCACCGCCGTGTTATTGATCTGCATCCTGGCGATCGGCGACTCGCAGAACGCGATGATACCCGTCTTCCTCCAGCCGCTCATGACCTCTGTTTGCGTGCTCCTGATCGGGATCGCGATGGGAGCCAACACCGGCTACGCCATCAACCCGGCGAGGGACTTCGGGCCACGCATGTTCACTCTCGCGGCTGGCTGGGGATCCGAGGTGTTCAC GGCTGGGAATAGCTGGTGGTGGATCCCTCTGGTGGCCCCCATGTTGGGGGGGCTGCTGGGGACACTGATCTACGAGCTGCTGATCGAGCTTCACCACATGAAGACCCTGTCCCCCACAAAGGTGAAGGCGGCCGAGAGGGAGGATCCCGTGTAG